In Streptomyces qaidamensis, one DNA window encodes the following:
- a CDS encoding toxin-antitoxin system, toxin component family protein — MDIAGARARAARLSAALRRSRSGSAMRGLAAELATAVRKRPEYPTDVRSLCRALCEEMSSRRGGRPVELRFERFPDEIEVTGLWMEFQDFDLVIVEERAEAVQQLVILGHELWHLHAGHGHHHGAGAAAAHAFADRPGWDDVALTVAARNGSRERDEAEADAFGHRLAAGCRALLPGGRGPEVPLDPVQRSLYYRGPRGGAAP, encoded by the coding sequence ATGGACATCGCGGGCGCGCGGGCCCGGGCCGCCCGACTCTCCGCCGCGCTCAGGCGCTCACGCAGCGGCTCGGCCATGCGCGGCCTGGCCGCCGAACTCGCCACCGCGGTGCGGAAGAGACCCGAGTACCCCACCGACGTACGGTCCCTGTGCCGGGCACTGTGCGAGGAGATGAGCAGCCGGCGCGGCGGGCGGCCCGTCGAGCTGCGCTTCGAGCGCTTCCCCGACGAGATCGAAGTGACCGGCCTGTGGATGGAGTTCCAGGACTTCGACCTCGTCATCGTCGAGGAACGGGCCGAGGCGGTGCAGCAGTTGGTCATCCTCGGGCATGAGCTGTGGCATCTGCACGCGGGGCACGGGCATCACCACGGGGCGGGTGCGGCGGCGGCTCACGCGTTCGCCGACCGGCCGGGGTGGGACGACGTCGCGCTGACGGTGGCCGCCCGCAACGGCTCCCGGGAACGGGACGAGGCCGAGGCCGACGCCTTCGGGCACCGGCTGGCGGCGGGGTGCCGGGCGCTGCTGCCGGGCGGGCGCGGGCCGGAGGTACCCCTCGACCCCGTGCAGCGGTCGCTGTACTACCGGGGGCCGCGAGGAGGTGCGGCACCGTGA
- a CDS encoding alpha-N-arabinofuranosidase: MHTARFTLDPAFTVGEVNPRLFGSFVEHLGRCVYTGVFEPDHPTADDKGLRQDVLELVRELGVTAVRYPGGNFVSGYKWEDSVGPAEDRPRRLDLAWHSTESNRFGLSEYIDFLRKIGPQAEPMMAVNLGTRGVAEALELQEYANHTAGTALSDLRVSHGDKDPFGIKLWCLGNEMDGPWQTGHKTAEEYGRLAAETARAMRQMDPGVELVACGSSSQSMPTFAEWEATVLKETYDLVDYISLHAYYWPEDGDLDSFLASAVDMESFIDNVVATADHVGARLKSKKKINLSFDEWNVWYLPEWEARAKTFEQDDWPEAPRLLEDNYSVTDAVVFGSLLIALLRHADRVTVACLAQLVNVIAPIMTEPGGPAWRQTTFFPFAQAAQYGRGQVLDVRVDSPTYETRKYGETDLLHATAVRAEDGTVTVFAVNRSRTDALPLEVALDALGLTRVVEHSALADADPDARNTLDDPERVAPHTVDGTTLQDGTLSAALEPLSWNVIRLA, translated from the coding sequence ATGCACACCGCCCGCTTCACCCTCGACCCCGCCTTCACGGTCGGCGAGGTCAACCCCCGCCTCTTCGGCAGCTTCGTGGAACACCTCGGCCGCTGCGTCTACACCGGCGTCTTCGAACCGGACCACCCCACCGCCGACGACAAGGGCCTCCGCCAGGACGTCCTGGAACTCGTCCGCGAACTCGGCGTCACGGCCGTCCGCTACCCCGGCGGCAACTTCGTCTCCGGCTACAAGTGGGAGGACTCCGTCGGCCCTGCCGAGGACCGCCCCCGCCGCCTCGACCTCGCCTGGCACTCGACGGAGTCCAACCGCTTCGGCCTCTCCGAGTACATCGACTTCCTGCGCAAGATCGGCCCCCAGGCCGAGCCGATGATGGCCGTCAACCTCGGCACCCGCGGAGTCGCCGAGGCCCTCGAACTCCAGGAGTACGCCAACCACACCGCGGGCACCGCCCTGTCGGACCTGCGCGTCTCCCACGGCGACAAGGACCCCTTCGGCATCAAACTCTGGTGCCTCGGCAACGAGATGGACGGCCCCTGGCAGACCGGCCACAAGACGGCCGAGGAGTACGGCCGCCTCGCCGCCGAGACGGCCCGGGCCATGCGCCAGATGGACCCCGGCGTCGAACTCGTCGCCTGCGGCTCCTCCAGCCAGTCCATGCCGACCTTCGCCGAGTGGGAGGCGACGGTCCTGAAGGAGACGTACGACCTCGTCGACTACATCTCGCTGCACGCCTACTACTGGCCCGAGGACGGCGACCTCGACTCCTTCCTGGCCTCCGCCGTCGACATGGAGTCCTTCATCGACAACGTCGTCGCGACCGCCGACCACGTGGGCGCCCGGCTGAAGTCGAAGAAGAAGATCAACCTCTCCTTCGACGAGTGGAACGTCTGGTACCTGCCCGAGTGGGAGGCCCGCGCCAAGACCTTCGAGCAGGACGACTGGCCCGAGGCGCCGCGCCTGCTGGAGGACAACTACAGCGTGACGGACGCGGTCGTCTTCGGCTCGCTCCTCATCGCCCTGCTCCGGCACGCCGACCGTGTCACGGTCGCCTGCCTCGCCCAGCTCGTCAACGTCATCGCGCCGATCATGACCGAGCCCGGCGGCCCGGCCTGGCGGCAGACCACGTTCTTCCCGTTCGCGCAGGCCGCGCAGTACGGCCGCGGCCAGGTCCTGGACGTCCGCGTGGACTCGCCGACGTACGAGACGAGGAAGTACGGCGAGACCGACCTGCTGCACGCCACCGCCGTGCGCGCCGAGGACGGCACCGTCACCGTGTTCGCCGTCAACCGCAGCCGCACCGACGCCCTGCCGCTCGAAGTCGCCCTCGACGCCCTCGGCCTGACGCGGGTCGTCGAGCACAGCGCCCTCGCGGACGCCGACCCCGACGCCCGCAACACCCTCGACGACCCCGAGCGGGTCGCCCCGCACACCGTCGACGGCACGACCCTCCAGGACGGCACGCTGAGCGCCGCCCTGGAGCCGCTGTCCTGGAACGTGATCCGGCTGGCCTGA
- a CDS encoding ATP-binding protein, which yields MSGPAVDRLHTWGVPHGTDASDAVALIVAELAANAVTHGRVPGRDFELRLSLVGDSVRVEVTDTHSGPPSPAGPCGVARPGTLDEHGRGLALVAALAERWEVLERKPAPGKTVRAEVRFRPAP from the coding sequence GTGTCGGGCCCGGCCGTGGACCGGCTGCACACCTGGGGCGTCCCCCACGGCACGGACGCCTCCGACGCCGTCGCCCTGATCGTCGCCGAGCTGGCCGCCAATGCCGTGACGCACGGGCGCGTGCCGGGCAGGGACTTCGAGCTGCGGCTGTCGCTCGTCGGCGACAGCGTCCGCGTCGAGGTGACCGACACGCACAGCGGGCCGCCGAGCCCGGCAGGGCCGTGTGGCGTGGCGCGGCCGGGCACCCTCGACGAACACGGCCGGGGGCTGGCCCTCGTCGCGGCGCTCGCCGAACGGTGGGAGGTGCTGGAACGGAAGCCGGCGCCCGGCAAGACCGTACGTGCCGAGGTCAGATTCCGGCCGGCACCCTGA
- a CDS encoding carbohydrate ABC transporter permease, with translation MTTKAWTPSQILLTLLGTAVSVVFLAPFAWGLFTSLKSETEAVEVPAHWLPEDWTGQAWKALFDSGNITNWFVNSLVVSVCVTSVVLLVSALAGYGFARTEFRGKNVLMGVVMAGLMISPAVLGVPLFTTVQQMGMVDTYWGMILPQCAPAAMVYILYKFFQGIPRELEEAAFIDGAGRWRVFFTIVLPLSRPSLAAVGIFTFIASWNNFLWPYMVTNNPDLMTMPNGIATVMNSYGIQWAQLMAGGLMAGLPLIIVFVFFQRQIVAGVAHTGLAGQ, from the coding sequence ATGACCACCAAGGCGTGGACGCCCAGCCAGATCCTGCTCACCCTGCTCGGCACGGCCGTGTCGGTCGTCTTCCTCGCGCCCTTCGCCTGGGGCCTGTTCACCTCGCTCAAGTCCGAGACCGAGGCGGTGGAGGTCCCGGCGCACTGGCTCCCCGAGGACTGGACGGGCCAGGCCTGGAAGGCCCTGTTCGACTCCGGCAACATCACCAACTGGTTCGTGAACTCCCTGGTCGTCTCGGTCTGCGTGACGTCCGTCGTCCTGCTGGTGAGCGCCCTGGCCGGCTACGGCTTCGCCCGCACCGAGTTCCGCGGCAAGAACGTCCTCATGGGCGTGGTCATGGCGGGCCTGATGATCTCCCCGGCGGTCCTCGGCGTGCCGCTTTTCACCACCGTCCAGCAGATGGGCATGGTCGACACCTACTGGGGCATGATCCTGCCGCAGTGCGCACCCGCCGCGATGGTCTACATCCTCTACAAGTTCTTCCAGGGCATCCCGCGCGAACTCGAAGAGGCCGCCTTCATCGACGGCGCCGGCCGCTGGCGCGTCTTCTTCACCATCGTCCTCCCGCTCTCCCGCCCCTCCCTGGCGGCGGTCGGCATCTTCACCTTCATCGCCTCGTGGAACAACTTCCTCTGGCCCTACATGGTGACCAACAACCCCGACCTGATGACCATGCCGAACGGCATCGCGACCGTCATGAACTCCTACGGCATCCAATGGGCCCAGCTCATGGCCGGCGGCCTGATGGCGGGCCTGCCCCTGATCATCGTCTTCGTGTTCTTCCAACGCCAGATCGTGGCCGGCGTGGCCCACACGGGCTTGGCAGGGCAGTAG
- a CDS encoding extracellular solute-binding protein, with protein MGRPDLNRRQLLGGLGGLFVAGSFGFAALGTGADALASDADTRVRYWNLFSGGDGSNMIAMLDAFRAANPNIAVKDSTLQWGSPFYTKLAMAAAGNRAPDLGVMHLGRVTGFAPGRLLDPWDTGLLAKYGVREEDYNPTLWKRGVIDGKLYALPLDIHVQLCFYRKDVLKKAGLLGDDGRIVPVTSPDEWFDVLKEAKRATKKGLQTIGMWNADQNFQWWFFVAFYTQLGGTWFNATDTEVTFDTDKAVQVLRFLRRHVTDGYSDPGFGGLASAEQFLNGSPFVWEGNWSVPVYSGAKLDYGATPLPPVFGRPATHAESHSFVLPHQSDRGGATNEAAHQLAAYVVQHAQQWAAGGHIPAYTPTLSTAAYKKLDPQSEYVAAMDHQATEPKVWFAGSTGILAQRVGPIVVSSTMGSAKPETAAGRMKKALTQLLATKNPMDGKTAAEGGAA; from the coding sequence ATGGGACGACCTGACCTGAATCGCAGGCAGCTTCTCGGCGGGCTCGGCGGACTCTTCGTCGCCGGCAGCTTCGGCTTCGCCGCGCTCGGCACCGGCGCCGACGCACTCGCCTCCGACGCCGACACACGGGTGCGCTACTGGAACCTCTTCAGCGGCGGCGACGGCTCCAACATGATCGCCATGCTGGACGCCTTCCGTGCGGCCAACCCCAACATCGCCGTCAAGGACTCCACCCTCCAGTGGGGCAGCCCCTTCTACACCAAACTCGCCATGGCGGCGGCGGGCAACCGCGCCCCCGACCTCGGCGTCATGCACCTCGGCCGGGTCACCGGCTTCGCGCCAGGCCGCCTCCTCGACCCCTGGGACACCGGCCTGCTCGCCAAGTACGGCGTCCGGGAGGAGGACTACAACCCCACCCTGTGGAAGCGCGGCGTCATCGACGGCAAGCTCTACGCCCTCCCCCTCGACATCCACGTCCAGCTCTGCTTCTACCGCAAGGACGTGCTGAAGAAGGCGGGGCTGCTCGGCGACGACGGCCGGATCGTGCCGGTCACCTCCCCCGACGAGTGGTTCGACGTGCTGAAGGAGGCCAAGCGGGCCACGAAGAAGGGGCTCCAGACCATCGGCATGTGGAACGCCGACCAGAACTTCCAGTGGTGGTTCTTCGTCGCCTTCTACACCCAGCTCGGCGGCACCTGGTTCAACGCCACCGACACCGAGGTCACCTTCGACACCGACAAGGCCGTCCAGGTCCTTCGGTTCCTGCGCCGGCACGTCACCGACGGGTACTCCGACCCGGGCTTCGGAGGCCTCGCGAGCGCCGAACAGTTCCTCAACGGCTCCCCCTTCGTCTGGGAGGGCAACTGGTCGGTCCCGGTCTACTCCGGGGCGAAGCTCGACTACGGAGCGACCCCGCTGCCGCCCGTCTTCGGCCGGCCGGCCACCCACGCCGAGTCGCACTCCTTCGTCCTGCCGCACCAGTCCGACCGCGGCGGCGCCACCAACGAGGCCGCCCACCAACTCGCCGCCTACGTCGTCCAGCACGCCCAGCAGTGGGCGGCCGGCGGCCACATCCCCGCCTACACCCCCACCCTGTCCACGGCGGCGTACAAGAAGCTGGACCCGCAGAGCGAGTACGTCGCCGCCATGGACCACCAGGCCACCGAGCCGAAGGTGTGGTTCGCGGGCTCCACCGGCATCCTCGCCCAGCGCGTCGGCCCCATCGTCGTCTCCTCGACGATGGGCTCCGCCAAGCCGGAGACCGCGGCCGGCCGCATGAAGAAGGCGCTCACCCAGCTCCTCGCCACGAAGAACCCCATGGACGGGAAGACCGCCGCAGAAGGAGGTGCCGCCTGA
- a CDS encoding DUF4360 domain-containing protein, whose translation MAGGLLLSGAIAALLTSALPAQSPSSGFDDPPPDKIIIQVATVNGSGCPQGTAAVAVSEDNTAFTVTYSDYLAQAGGSSDPTAFRRNCQLNLKVHVPGGFTYAIASADYRGFASLQRGASATQRASYYFQGSPSTVYKSHPFSGPLNDNWQATDETDWAQLVYAPCGVQRNFNINTEIRVNAGTQSADKVSFMTMDSTDGDISTVYHLAWKECPKKS comes from the coding sequence ATGGCCGGTGGCCTGCTCCTGAGCGGCGCGATCGCCGCGCTGCTCACCAGCGCACTTCCCGCACAATCCCCGTCCTCCGGGTTCGACGACCCGCCCCCGGACAAGATCATCATCCAGGTCGCCACGGTGAACGGCTCCGGCTGCCCGCAGGGCACGGCAGCGGTCGCCGTCTCCGAGGACAACACCGCCTTCACGGTGACCTACAGCGACTACCTCGCACAGGCCGGCGGAAGCTCCGACCCGACCGCGTTCCGCAGGAACTGCCAGCTCAACCTGAAGGTCCACGTCCCCGGCGGCTTCACCTACGCCATCGCGAGCGCGGACTACCGGGGATTCGCCTCCCTCCAGCGGGGCGCGAGCGCCACCCAGCGGGCCTCGTACTACTTCCAGGGCTCGCCCAGCACGGTGTACAAGAGCCATCCCTTCAGCGGCCCCCTCAACGACAACTGGCAGGCCACCGACGAGACCGACTGGGCCCAACTGGTCTACGCACCCTGCGGAGTCCAACGCAACTTCAACATCAACACCGAGATCCGCGTCAACGCCGGCACCCAGTCGGCCGACAAGGTCAGCTTCATGACGATGGACTCCACGGACGGGGACATCAGCACGGTGTACCACCTGGCGTGGAAGGAGTGCCCGAAGAAGTCGTGA
- a CDS encoding YciI family protein produces the protein MEFFCYHRDRPGSLPLREELGEAHWAYMDRYEAELIARGPTFADDGETVTGSVHIVDLPDAVAARAFAFEEPNHQAGVYRDVLLRRWRNLLGRTMWEFPGGPSGGDRFLVLGFGAGTAVDLDVPYDRDDLIAYGPLLSDDGAVWVGTAALVRAPDAEAARALLAHQGRYAGIEVHAWEFGGRR, from the coding sequence ATGGAGTTTTTCTGCTACCACCGCGACCGGCCCGGCTCCCTGCCCCTGCGTGAGGAACTGGGGGAGGCACACTGGGCCTATATGGACCGGTACGAGGCGGAGTTGATCGCCCGTGGGCCGACTTTCGCGGATGACGGGGAGACGGTCACGGGCAGCGTGCACATCGTCGACCTGCCGGATGCCGTCGCTGCCCGCGCGTTCGCCTTCGAGGAGCCCAACCACCAGGCCGGGGTCTACCGGGACGTGCTGCTGCGGCGGTGGCGGAATCTGCTGGGGCGGACCATGTGGGAGTTTCCCGGTGGACCGAGCGGTGGGGACCGATTCCTCGTGCTCGGCTTCGGGGCGGGGACGGCCGTCGACCTCGACGTGCCGTACGACCGGGACGATCTCATCGCCTACGGGCCGCTGCTGTCCGACGACGGTGCCGTGTGGGTGGGAACGGCAGCGCTGGTGCGGGCCCCGGACGCGGAGGCGGCGCGTGCGCTGCTGGCCCACCAGGGGCGGTACGCAGGCATCGAGGTGCACGCGTGGGAGTTCGGCGGGCGGCGGTGA
- a CDS encoding carbohydrate ABC transporter permease — protein MATSAHTIAAPARATTAAGSTTLRRKQGFQHGGWFVAPFLLLFAVFVIWPLLRGVYLSFTDANITGEGASFVGLDNYREALNDPLVWDSLGHSAYFTLLVVPCITVLAFLLAMLAHHIERGKWLWRLCFFAPFLLPSTVAANLWQWLFNPGTGMIDHVFGLQTPWLTDKSYAMLAIVITTLWWTVGFSFLLYLAALQGIPDHLYEAARLDGANAWHRMVHITLPMLRNITGLVIALQVLASLQIFDQAVVMMDFLPGPEGSTRTFVQYTLEEGFTSYRVGYASAISVIFFVIIAAVALARMWLLRNREESAR, from the coding sequence ATGGCGACCAGCGCCCACACCATCGCCGCACCCGCACGCGCGACGACCGCCGCCGGCAGCACCACCCTGCGCCGCAAACAGGGATTCCAGCACGGCGGCTGGTTCGTCGCCCCGTTCCTGCTGCTGTTCGCCGTGTTCGTGATCTGGCCGCTGCTGCGCGGCGTCTACCTCAGCTTCACCGACGCCAACATCACGGGCGAGGGCGCGAGCTTCGTCGGCCTCGACAACTACCGCGAGGCCCTCAACGACCCCCTGGTGTGGGACTCCCTCGGCCACAGCGCGTACTTCACGCTCCTGGTCGTCCCCTGCATCACCGTCCTCGCCTTCCTCCTCGCGATGCTCGCCCACCACATCGAACGCGGCAAATGGCTGTGGCGGCTCTGCTTCTTCGCCCCGTTCCTGCTGCCGTCCACCGTCGCAGCCAACCTGTGGCAGTGGCTGTTCAACCCCGGCACCGGCATGATCGACCACGTCTTCGGCCTCCAGACGCCCTGGCTGACCGACAAGTCCTACGCGATGCTCGCCATCGTCATCACCACCCTGTGGTGGACCGTCGGCTTCAGCTTCCTGCTCTACCTCGCCGCCCTCCAGGGCATCCCGGACCACCTCTACGAGGCCGCCAGACTGGACGGGGCGAACGCCTGGCACCGCATGGTCCACATCACCCTGCCGATGCTGCGCAACATCACCGGCCTGGTCATCGCCCTCCAGGTCCTCGCCTCGCTCCAGATCTTCGACCAGGCCGTCGTGATGATGGACTTCCTCCCCGGACCCGAGGGATCGACCCGCACCTTCGTGCAGTACACCCTCGAAGAGGGCTTCACCAGCTACCGCGTGGGCTACGCCTCCGCGATCTCCGTCATCTTCTTCGTGATCATCGCGGCCGTCGCCCTCGCCCGGATGTGGCTGCTGCGCAACCGTGAGGAGAGCGCCCGATGA
- a CDS encoding glycoside hydrolase family 35 protein: protein MELSRRTFHALAGTATLGFALTGSGSPTSAGTARSVPTGPPPPVPRADGRRHEVGFDRYSLLVDGRRLVIWSGEMHPFRLPSPSLWRDVLEKMRAHGYNAVSVYVAWNHHSPAPGRYDFTGVRDLDLFLRTAAETGLYVILRPGPYINAEVDAGGFPGWLTATEGRARTSDPTYLRYVDEWLTAVNAIVAKRLFTRGTGTVLLYQIENEYDAHVDEPSGRAYMSYLYEKVRADGIDVPLFHNDKGRNGHWTPGSFGTGGEKGRWLYGFDGYPEPDEVPPDWGHFGTGGAKGGATASPRTPGFVPEFGGGWFDPWGGSWFDGKGYAEARRTRDAAYERRFYLTNLANGITLHNVYMTYGGTSWGWLPAPVVYTSYDYGAAFDEARNATPKLATMHQIGQLLRHVPDLAKLNRGKAVQAADERIKVYHLANPDTGAHFYLLRNDSEETVTSTLPDAGIDVPVTVPARDAKLIAAGLRLGRRTLVHATVQPMLSLTAGRQDIAVFAGRRGDLAQVVLDCPDEPTPMRLDPEPAWAYNLGKLYVTAPLGVGELSRVRIESDGVDTPMLLLFADDATAVRLWPYETPSGRLLVYGPALLRSAVLRGSTVHLTGDTTALTGLEVWGPRGITHVTWNGRPVPTRISGSGSLLALRPLPGVTRPALPALDGWRRRAGNPESEPDFDDSDWTTADKETTFSTTPVPGGQPVLFADDYGFHYGDVWYRGEWTGDSGIESVSLAYSTGTQGLLMAWLDGEPLGTHRMPVPDKERARQGTWTAEAGFDLPERLRKKLREGEPEQRHVLSVLVRRMQHDMDGEALDTHKAARGLTAVTFEGGSPRVKWRIQGATTPDPVRGPMNNGGLHGEREGWHLPEYDDGDWKDAGLPAGDRRQGVTWYRTDFRLDVAPGVDASVGLVLDDDPERAYRVQIFLNGWNLGQYINDVGPQHTFVLPNGIVRTRGANTLALAVLSDGSTPSGPGEVRLTLLGAAAGGVPVKPV, encoded by the coding sequence TTGGAGCTCAGCAGGCGTACCTTCCACGCTCTCGCCGGCACGGCCACGCTCGGCTTCGCGCTGACCGGCAGCGGGTCGCCGACCTCCGCCGGCACGGCACGGAGCGTACCCACGGGCCCGCCGCCACCGGTTCCGCGCGCGGACGGCCGGCGGCACGAGGTCGGCTTCGACCGGTACTCGCTGCTGGTCGACGGCCGCCGACTGGTGATCTGGTCGGGCGAGATGCACCCCTTCCGGCTGCCGAGCCCGTCCCTGTGGCGGGACGTGCTGGAGAAGATGCGTGCCCACGGCTACAACGCGGTCAGCGTGTACGTCGCCTGGAACCACCACTCCCCCGCCCCCGGCCGCTACGACTTCACCGGCGTGCGCGACCTGGACCTGTTCCTGCGGACGGCCGCCGAGACCGGTCTGTACGTGATCCTGCGGCCCGGCCCGTACATCAACGCGGAGGTCGACGCCGGCGGCTTCCCCGGCTGGCTGACCGCGACCGAGGGCCGGGCCCGGACCTCCGACCCGACGTATCTGCGCTACGTCGACGAGTGGCTGACCGCCGTGAACGCCATCGTCGCGAAACGCCTGTTCACGCGGGGCACGGGCACGGTGCTGCTCTACCAGATCGAGAACGAGTACGACGCGCACGTCGACGAGCCCTCCGGGCGCGCCTACATGTCGTACCTGTACGAGAAGGTCCGCGCCGACGGCATCGACGTGCCGCTGTTCCACAACGACAAGGGCAGGAACGGCCACTGGACGCCCGGCTCGTTCGGCACCGGCGGCGAGAAGGGACGCTGGCTGTACGGGTTCGACGGATACCCGGAGCCGGACGAGGTGCCGCCCGACTGGGGGCACTTCGGGACCGGCGGGGCGAAGGGCGGGGCCACGGCCAGTCCGCGCACGCCAGGGTTCGTGCCCGAGTTCGGCGGGGGCTGGTTCGACCCGTGGGGCGGGTCCTGGTTCGACGGCAAGGGGTACGCCGAGGCGCGCCGGACCCGGGACGCGGCGTACGAGCGGCGCTTCTACCTCACCAACCTCGCCAACGGCATCACGCTGCACAACGTCTACATGACGTACGGCGGCACCTCCTGGGGCTGGCTGCCCGCGCCCGTCGTCTACACGTCGTACGACTACGGCGCGGCCTTCGACGAGGCCCGCAACGCCACCCCGAAGCTCGCCACCATGCACCAGATCGGCCAGTTGCTGCGCCATGTGCCGGACCTCGCCAAGCTGAACCGGGGCAAGGCGGTACAGGCCGCCGACGAGCGGATCAAGGTCTACCACCTGGCCAACCCCGACACCGGGGCCCACTTCTACCTCCTGCGCAACGACTCCGAGGAGACGGTCACCTCGACGCTGCCGGATGCCGGAATCGACGTGCCGGTCACGGTCCCGGCGCGGGACGCCAAGCTGATCGCCGCCGGGCTGAGACTCGGCAGGCGGACGCTGGTGCACGCCACCGTGCAGCCCATGCTGAGCCTGACCGCCGGGCGGCAGGACATCGCCGTGTTCGCGGGCCGGCGGGGCGATCTGGCGCAGGTCGTGCTGGACTGCCCGGACGAACCGACGCCCATGCGGCTGGACCCGGAACCCGCGTGGGCCTACAACCTCGGCAAGCTGTACGTCACCGCTCCGCTCGGCGTCGGCGAGCTGAGCCGGGTGCGGATCGAGAGCGACGGCGTGGACACGCCGATGCTGCTGTTGTTCGCCGACGACGCGACGGCCGTGCGGCTGTGGCCGTACGAGACGCCGTCCGGCCGGCTCCTCGTCTACGGGCCGGCACTGCTGCGGTCGGCCGTGCTGCGCGGCTCCACCGTCCACCTCACCGGGGACACCACCGCGCTGACCGGCCTGGAGGTGTGGGGACCGCGCGGGATCACCCACGTCACGTGGAACGGACGCCCGGTGCCCACCCGGATCAGCGGCTCCGGCAGCCTGCTGGCGCTGCGGCCGCTGCCCGGTGTGACCCGGCCGGCCCTGCCCGCCCTGGACGGCTGGCGACGGCGGGCCGGGAACCCGGAGTCCGAACCGGACTTCGACGACTCGGACTGGACGACGGCCGACAAGGAGACCACGTTCAGCACCACGCCCGTGCCCGGCGGGCAGCCCGTGCTGTTCGCCGACGACTACGGCTTCCACTACGGCGACGTCTGGTACCGCGGCGAGTGGACCGGCGACAGCGGCATCGAGTCCGTGTCCCTGGCCTACAGCACGGGCACGCAGGGCCTGCTGATGGCCTGGCTGGACGGCGAGCCGCTGGGCACGCACCGGATGCCCGTGCCGGACAAGGAGCGGGCGCGGCAGGGCACGTGGACCGCGGAGGCCGGCTTCGACCTGCCGGAGCGGCTGCGGAAGAAGCTCCGTGAGGGAGAGCCTGAGCAGCGGCACGTGCTGTCCGTGCTCGTCCGGCGGATGCAGCACGACATGGACGGCGAGGCGCTCGACACGCACAAGGCCGCGCGCGGGCTGACCGCCGTCACCTTCGAGGGCGGCTCCCCGAGGGTGAAGTGGCGTATCCAGGGCGCGACCACGCCGGACCCCGTGCGCGGTCCGATGAACAACGGCGGGCTGCACGGGGAGCGCGAGGGCTGGCACCTGCCCGAGTACGACGACGGGGACTGGAAGGACGCCGGGCTCCCCGCGGGCGACCGGCGGCAGGGCGTCACCTGGTACCGGACGGACTTCCGGCTGGACGTCGCCCCGGGCGTCGACGCCTCGGTCGGGCTCGTCCTCGACGACGACCCCGAACGGGCGTACCGCGTCCAGATCTTCCTCAACGGCTGGAACCTGGGCCAGTACATCAACGACGTGGGCCCGCAGCACACCTTCGTGCTGCCGAACGGCATCGTGCGCACCCGGGGCGCCAACACCCTGGCGCTGGCGGTGCTGTCCGACGGGAGCACCCCCTCCGGGCCGGGCGAGGTGCGGCTGACACTGCTGGGCGCCGCGGCCGGAGGGGTGCCCGTCAAACCGGTCTGA